A region of Candidatus Parvarchaeota archaeon DNA encodes the following proteins:
- a CDS encoding DHH family phosphoesterase has protein sequence MQGGEGGFFEKCAEVAAYARSFTSPTIVHHYDCDGITSGSIAALGLKKDGKFPKMVTLRKLDDQIVNELFCDKNEIVFVDFGGGCKAIDQIKDAVVIDHHQTEGIATLQANPQLHGLDGGAEISAAGVAYFVFGQAEWLGVVGAVGDVQAPLHGLNGKLLEIGGKNKTVSRSNGLRLYGKGTRPLKQLLLYADDPYLPGISGNEEACSRIIESSGVEQVFGSAQRTYNDLNDEEKKKFVGNLVDALSQGRSQNVAQELFGESYQLDIYRYTPQLYEAAEFATLLNACGRNDKPQIGIGVCLGATGALQEAIGLLAAHRKNLQAGVTYGAKNIQDFGPFRLLDGRGVIDDGIIGVVAGMLMGGKGDRPMVALSLDKEGQVKVSGRAKKTSIDAGINLGAAMKAAALKAGGVGGGHAQAAGCTIPNDNVDAFLATIGGVFRSQANQDYKE, from the coding sequence ATGCAGGGGGGCGAGGGGGGGTTTTTTGAAAAATGCGCCGAGGTTGCAGCATATGCGAGGAGCTTCACAAGCCCGACGATTGTGCACCATTATGATTGTGACGGGATTACAAGCGGCAGCATAGCCGCCCTTGGCCTCAAAAAAGACGGCAAATTCCCAAAAATGGTGACTTTGCGCAAACTTGACGACCAGATTGTCAATGAACTGTTTTGCGACAAAAATGAAATTGTGTTTGTTGATTTTGGCGGCGGCTGCAAGGCAATAGACCAAATCAAGGATGCCGTTGTCATAGACCACCACCAGACCGAGGGAATTGCGACACTCCAGGCAAACCCGCAGTTGCACGGGCTTGACGGGGGCGCGGAAATTTCTGCTGCAGGGGTTGCGTATTTTGTTTTCGGGCAGGCCGAGTGGCTCGGCGTGGTAGGGGCTGTTGGAGACGTGCAGGCGCCATTGCACGGGCTGAATGGAAAGTTACTTGAGATTGGCGGGAAAAACAAGACAGTCTCGCGTTCCAACGGGCTGAGACTTTATGGAAAAGGGACAAGGCCGCTCAAACAGCTTTTGCTTTATGCCGACGACCCTTACCTGCCTGGCATCAGCGGAAACGAGGAGGCGTGCTCAAGAATCATAGAAAGTTCCGGCGTGGAACAGGTTTTCGGAAGCGCGCAGCGGACATATAATGATTTGAACGATGAGGAAAAAAAGAAGTTTGTGGGAAATTTGGTTGATGCGTTGAGCCAGGGCCGCAGCCAAAACGTGGCACAGGAGCTTTTTGGCGAAAGTTACCAGTTGGACATTTACAGGTATACCCCTCAGCTATACGAGGCCGCGGAATTTGCAACGCTGCTAAACGCCTGTGGGAGGAACGACAAGCCGCAAATCGGGATAGGGGTTTGTCTTGGAGCGACAGGTGCGCTGCAGGAGGCGATTGGGCTTCTTGCGGCCCACAGGAAAAACTTGCAGGCAGGAGTTACATACGGCGCAAAAAACATCCAGGATTTTGGCCCGTTTAGGCTTCTGGACGGGCGTGGCGTTATTGATGATGGGATAATAGGCGTGGTGGCCGGCATGCTTATGGGCGGGAAGGGGGACAGGCCGATGGTTGCGCTTTCCTTAGACAAGGAGGGGCAAGTAAAAGTCTCGGGGCGCGCAAAAAAAACAAGCATAGACGCTGGAATCAACCTCGGGGCCGCAATGAAGGCGGCTGCCTTGAAGGCAGGAGGAGTTGGCGGGGGCCACGCACA